The following are from one region of the Roseobacter fucihabitans genome:
- the ileS gene encoding isoleucine--tRNA ligase translates to MCADTTDTPEKLDYKSTLNLPKTDFPMRAGLPKREPEWLARWEQIGIYDRLREKSGRESFTLHDGPPYANGHLHIGHALNKTIKDMIVRSHQMMGFDARYIPGWDCHGLPIEWKIEEQYRKKGRDKDDVAINDFRAECRKFAAGWVDIQREEFKRLGITGNWADPYLTMDFHAERVIAEEFMKFLMNGTLYQGSKPVMWSPIEQTALAEAEVEYHDKESFTVWVKFKVVINEGAVAGIDFAPEPKIPGVLGIEDLQNAYVVIWTTTPWTMPSNKAVVYGENISYGLYEVTGCPEESWVSVGDRYLLADNRAADVMAHARLEEGMYRRVRDVSSEELASITLSHPLAGAEDSDGEWDEIRDFRAADFVTDDEGTGFVHCAPSHGMEEYELYRDLGMLQDVITYNVNDDGRFRDDLPFFGGKAILKPNGKEGNANAAVIDKLAEVGGLLARGKIKHSYPHSWRSKAPVIYRNTPQWFAAIDKPVGDGLDMHGTTIRERALTEIDNVNWTPKSGRNRLHSMMEARPDWVLSRQRAWGVPLTCFTKKGVLPTADDFLLRNADVNQRIVEAFEAEGADAWYAEGAKERFLTGIVDPNAYNQVTDILDVWFDSGSTHAFTLRDRADGSEDGIADVYMEGTDQHRGWFHSSLLQSVGTTGRAPYRNVVTHGFTLDEKGMKMSKSLGNTIVPEKIVQQYGADILRLWVAQTDYTLDQRIGAEILKGVSDSYRRLRNTMRYMLGSLNDFSEADRVDPSDMPELERWVLHRLAELDKTVREGYARFDFQGVFQAVFTFATVDLSAFYFDVRKDVLYCDGDTTERRAARTVLDLLFHRLTTWLAPIMVFTMEEVWLERFPGTDSSVHLTDFAETPSEWLNEDLGRRWIYIRQVRKAVTEEIEHWRQDKKIGSSLEVKPTVHFYLDEDRRCYEMYIEGYISEKEFSDVCVTSDASFSIENPPGLDASVKVAVIKGVFLEKATGEKCARCWKVLPDVGDHTHPGVCARCDSAIA, encoded by the coding sequence ATGTGCGCCGACACGACCGACACCCCTGAAAAGCTCGACTATAAATCAACTTTGAACCTGCCGAAGACGGATTTTCCGATGCGCGCGGGACTGCCCAAGCGTGAGCCCGAGTGGCTGGCGCGCTGGGAGCAGATCGGGATTTATGATCGGTTGCGGGAGAAATCAGGCCGGGAGAGTTTCACGCTTCATGACGGGCCGCCCTATGCCAATGGGCATTTGCACATCGGGCATGCGCTGAACAAGACGATCAAGGATATGATCGTGCGCAGCCATCAGATGATGGGGTTTGATGCGCGCTACATCCCCGGTTGGGATTGCCACGGTTTGCCCATCGAGTGGAAGATCGAGGAGCAATACCGCAAGAAGGGGCGCGACAAGGACGATGTGGCGATCAATGATTTTCGCGCGGAATGCCGGAAATTTGCGGCTGGTTGGGTGGACATCCAGCGAGAGGAATTCAAGCGTTTGGGCATCACGGGGAATTGGGCTGATCCGTATCTGACGATGGATTTCCATGCCGAGCGGGTAATTGCCGAGGAGTTCATGAAGTTCCTGATGAACGGCACGCTTTATCAGGGGTCCAAGCCCGTGATGTGGTCGCCGATTGAGCAGACCGCACTGGCCGAGGCGGAGGTCGAGTATCACGACAAGGAAAGCTTTACGGTTTGGGTGAAGTTTAAGGTGGTGATCAATGAGGGTGCGGTTGCTGGGATAGATTTTGCGCCAGAGCCGAAAATCCCCGGCGTCCTAGGTATTGAAGATTTACAGAATGCATACGTCGTGATTTGGACGACAACACCCTGGACGATGCCGTCCAACAAGGCGGTGGTTTACGGGGAGAATATTTCCTACGGACTTTATGAAGTAACAGGCTGTCCCGAAGAATCTTGGGTTTCTGTCGGCGACCGCTATTTGCTAGCCGATAATCGCGCCGCTGATGTAATGGCCCATGCGCGCCTTGAAGAAGGCATGTATCGCCGGGTGCGTGACGTGAGCAGCGAAGAGCTTGCAAGCATTACCCTCTCACACCCGTTGGCCGGAGCCGAAGACAGTGATGGCGAATGGGACGAGATCCGCGATTTCCGCGCCGCTGATTTCGTGACCGATGATGAAGGTACCGGGTTTGTGCATTGCGCGCCCAGCCACGGGATGGAGGAATATGAACTCTATCGCGATCTGGGCATGCTGCAGGACGTGATCACTTACAACGTCAATGATGACGGACGGTTCCGCGATGATCTGCCGTTCTTTGGCGGCAAGGCCATCCTCAAACCAAACGGCAAGGAGGGGAATGCCAACGCCGCCGTGATCGACAAGCTGGCGGAGGTCGGTGGGCTGCTCGCACGCGGCAAGATCAAGCACAGTTATCCCCATTCCTGGCGCTCCAAAGCGCCGGTAATCTATCGCAACACGCCGCAGTGGTTTGCCGCCATCGACAAGCCGGTGGGCGATGGGCTGGACATGCACGGCACCACCATCCGTGAGCGCGCGTTAACAGAAATCGACAACGTCAACTGGACGCCGAAATCCGGGCGTAACCGCCTCCATTCGATGATGGAAGCGCGCCCCGATTGGGTGTTGTCGCGCCAGCGTGCCTGGGGTGTGCCGCTCACGTGTTTTACCAAGAAGGGCGTCTTGCCCACAGCCGATGATTTCCTGTTGCGCAACGCGGATGTGAACCAGCGTATCGTGGAGGCTTTCGAGGCCGAGGGCGCGGATGCATGGTACGCCGAGGGGGCCAAAGAGCGGTTCCTGACCGGCATCGTTGATCCGAACGCCTACAATCAGGTCACCGATATTCTGGATGTGTGGTTTGATTCTGGCTCAACCCACGCCTTTACCTTACGCGACCGGGCGGATGGGTCCGAGGACGGCATCGCGGATGTCTATATGGAAGGTACGGATCAGCATCGCGGCTGGTTCCATTCGTCATTGCTGCAATCAGTGGGAACCACCGGACGCGCGCCTTACCGCAATGTCGTGACGCATGGCTTCACGCTGGATGAAAAGGGCATGAAAATGTCCAAAAGCTTGGGTAACACCATCGTGCCGGAGAAGATCGTGCAGCAATATGGCGCGGATATCCTGCGGCTCTGGGTGGCGCAGACGGATTACACGCTGGACCAGCGGATCGGGGCCGAAATCCTCAAAGGTGTGTCCGACAGCTATCGCCGCCTGCGCAATACCATGCGCTATATGTTGGGGTCATTGAATGATTTCAGCGAGGCGGATCGGGTGGATCCGAGCGATATGCCCGAGTTGGAGCGCTGGGTGCTGCACCGTCTGGCCGAGCTGGACAAGACCGTGCGCGAGGGATACGCGCGGTTTGATTTTCAAGGCGTGTTTCAGGCGGTCTTTACCTTTGCGACCGTGGATTTATCAGCGTTTTACTTCGATGTGCGCAAGGATGTTCTCTATTGCGATGGCGATACGACGGAGCGACGCGCCGCGCGCACAGTGCTGGACCTGTTGTTCCATCGGCTGACGACGTGGCTGGCACCGATCATGGTGTTCACCATGGAAGAGGTCTGGTTGGAGCGCTTCCCCGGTACGGATAGTTCGGTTCATCTGACGGATTTCGCCGAAACACCGAGCGAGTGGCTCAATGAAGATTTGGGTCGCCGCTGGATTTACATCCGACAAGTGCGGAAAGCTGTAACAGAAGAAATCGAACATTGGCGGCAGGACAAAAAAATTGGTTCTAGCCTCGAAGTTAAGCCGACAGTTCACTTCTATTTGGATGAAGACAGAAGGTGTTATGAAATGTATATTGAGGGATATATTTCTGAAAAAGAATTTTCTGATGTATGTGTGACCTCAGACGCTAGTTTCTCCATAGAAAACCCACCAGGTTTGGACGCTTCAGTGAAAGTAGCGGTTATCAAGGGCGTCTTCCTTGAAAAGGCGACGGGCGAGAAATGCGCGCGCTGCTGGAAGGTTCTGCCGGATGTCGGGGATCACACCCACCCCGGCGTTTGTGCGCGGTGCGACAGCGCCATCGCATGA
- the fsa gene encoding fructose-6-phosphate aldolase, producing the protein MKFFVDTADTQAISELNDLGMVDGVTTNPSLILKSGRDILEVTKEICAIVQGPVSAEVVALEAEAMIAEGRKLAEIAQNITVKLPLTWDGLKACKVLSGEGKMVNVTLCFSANQALLAAKAGATFISPFIGRLDDINLDGMELIQDIRTIYDNFGFETQILAASIRSVNHVQDAALIGADVITAPPEVIKKLATHPLTDKGLEQFMADWAKTGQKII; encoded by the coding sequence ATGAAATTCTTTGTCGACACAGCCGACACCCAGGCCATCAGCGAGCTTAACGACCTTGGCATGGTGGACGGGGTCACGACAAACCCCTCCCTGATCCTGAAATCCGGGCGCGATATCCTCGAAGTCACAAAGGAAATCTGCGCGATTGTGCAAGGCCCGGTGAGCGCCGAAGTGGTCGCTCTGGAAGCCGAAGCGATGATCGCCGAGGGGCGCAAGCTGGCGGAAATCGCCCAGAACATCACCGTCAAACTGCCACTGACCTGGGACGGGCTGAAGGCCTGCAAAGTGCTGTCGGGAGAGGGCAAAATGGTCAATGTGACGCTTTGTTTCTCCGCCAATCAGGCGCTTCTGGCCGCCAAAGCCGGCGCGACTTTCATCAGCCCGTTCATCGGGCGGCTCGATGACATCAATCTGGACGGCATGGAATTGATCCAGGACATCCGTACGATCTATGATAATTTCGGCTTTGAAACACAGATCCTTGCTGCCTCCATTCGCTCGGTGAACCACGTGCAGGACGCCGCGCTGATTGGCGCTGACGTGATCACCGCGCCCCCCGAGGTCATCAAGAAACTCGCAACCCACCCGCTGACCGACAAGGGGCTGGAGCAGTTCATGGCTGATTGGGCCAAGACCGGTCAGAAAATCATCTGA
- a CDS encoding tyrosine recombinase XerC — protein sequence MSLISPAARDALENWLSHQSALKGAAGNTITAYQGDVTEFLAFITEYKADQQGLAALARINVTDMRAWMAQARGTGLGARSMARKLSAVKAFYRWLAEREGFEPTAVLSIRAPKFQKKLPRPLAQDAARNLIDAIELQSEKPWVALRDVAVVTVLWGCGLRISEALGLRGDDAPLPEVLRIIGKGGKERVVPVVPAARVAVDAYLRACPHPLETNGPLFHAVRGGPLRPGAIQKVMARARMQLGLPASATPHAMRHSFATHLLDAGGDLRAIQELLGHASLSTTQTYTAVDTARLMEVYERAHPKA from the coding sequence ATGAGCCTGATCAGCCCCGCCGCACGCGACGCGCTTGAAAACTGGCTGAGCCATCAAAGTGCCCTCAAGGGCGCGGCGGGCAACACAATCACGGCCTATCAGGGCGATGTGACCGAATTCCTCGCCTTCATCACCGAATACAAAGCCGACCAGCAGGGTCTGGCCGCCCTCGCCCGCATCAACGTGACCGACATGCGTGCCTGGATGGCACAGGCGCGCGGCACGGGACTTGGCGCGCGCTCAATGGCGCGTAAACTCTCGGCGGTAAAGGCGTTTTATCGCTGGCTGGCGGAGCGGGAGGGGTTTGAACCCACGGCCGTTCTCTCCATCCGCGCCCCGAAATTTCAGAAAAAACTGCCCCGCCCATTGGCACAGGACGCGGCGCGCAACCTCATTGACGCGATCGAGCTGCAATCGGAAAAGCCCTGGGTCGCGCTGCGCGACGTTGCCGTTGTGACGGTGCTCTGGGGCTGCGGGCTGCGGATCTCCGAGGCCTTGGGATTGCGCGGCGATGATGCGCCCCTGCCCGAAGTGCTGCGCATCATCGGCAAGGGTGGCAAGGAGCGCGTGGTGCCGGTGGTGCCTGCCGCTCGGGTGGCGGTGGATGCCTATCTGCGCGCCTGTCCGCATCCGCTTGAGACAAACGGACCTCTTTTCCATGCGGTGCGGGGGGGACCCCTTCGGCCAGGCGCGATCCAGAAAGTCATGGCCCGTGCACGCATGCAATTGGGCTTGCCCGCCAGCGCGACGCCGCATGCAATGCGGCACAGTTTCGCAACACATCTGCTGGATGCTGGCGGTGACCTGCGCGCCATTCAGGAATTGCTGGGCCATGCCTCGCTCTCCACCACCCAGACCTATACGGCGGTGGATACGGCCCGCCTGATGGAAGTTTACGAGCGCGCCCACCCAAAGGCCTGA
- a CDS encoding phosphatidylcholine/phosphatidylserine synthase, translating to MTVQLRALLVHLFTATGAVFAMLAMLAAVDGEWDLMFLWLVVAFFVDGIDGPLARHYDVKTNAPEFDGVLLDLIIDYLTYVFIPAFALFKSGLMDGWTGWFAIIVITFASALYFADTRMKTKDNSFSGFPGCWNMLVLVIFALEPNFWVSLAMVTVLAIAMFVPLKFVHPVRTERWRAVTLPVAIGWTFFAGWAAWVDFHPQSWAHWGLVVTSIYLVFAGIAQQMFPTEGEV from the coding sequence ATGACTGTTCAACTGCGCGCACTCCTGGTGCACCTCTTCACCGCCACAGGTGCCGTTTTTGCAATGCTGGCCATGCTGGCCGCTGTGGATGGCGAATGGGATCTGATGTTCCTGTGGCTGGTGGTCGCGTTTTTCGTCGATGGCATCGATGGCCCCCTGGCGCGCCACTATGATGTCAAAACGAATGCGCCGGAGTTCGATGGGGTCCTGCTGGACCTTATCATCGATTATCTGACCTATGTGTTTATCCCCGCTTTCGCGCTGTTTAAGTCAGGGCTGATGGATGGCTGGACGGGATGGTTCGCCATTATCGTGATCACCTTTGCCTCCGCGCTCTATTTTGCCGATACTCGCATGAAAACCAAGGATAATTCGTTTTCCGGCTTTCCGGGGTGCTGGAATATGCTGGTGCTGGTGATTTTTGCGCTGGAGCCCAATTTCTGGGTGTCCCTTGCGATGGTCACGGTGTTGGCGATTGCCATGTTCGTACCGTTGAAATTCGTGCACCCCGTTCGCACGGAACGCTGGCGCGCTGTCACCTTGCCTGTGGCGATTGGCTGGACGTTTTTTGCCGGCTGGGCCGCCTGGGTCGATTTTCACCCACAAAGCTGGGCGCATTGGGGGCTGGTGGTGACATCAATCTACCTCGTTTTCGCAGGGATTGCGCAACAGATGTTTCCCACCGAAGGAGAGGTTTGA
- a CDS encoding DUF484 family protein, translated as MSSTPKIEDALREAIMSRPDVILEDSDVMKALIAANDRSLGDNIVDLRGIAMARMENQLDRLENTHRSVIAAAYENLAGTQQIHRAILRMMEPETPEGFLHDLGGEIGDILRVDGIKLVLDSGDPDGALFANTPDDVLRIGDAGFINTYLGTRGQSGARKVILRQIQGGTAFIYGEKAEQMQSEACLTLDLGGDMGAGLLVLASCDPLMFAPQQGTDLLDFLASAAERILRRWLV; from the coding sequence ATGAGCAGCACCCCAAAAATCGAAGACGCCCTGCGCGAGGCAATCATGTCGCGCCCCGATGTGATCCTTGAAGACAGCGATGTCATGAAGGCGCTGATTGCGGCGAATGACCGCTCTCTGGGCGATAATATCGTCGATCTGCGCGGGATCGCCATGGCGCGTATGGAAAACCAGCTGGACCGGCTGGAAAACACCCACCGCTCTGTCATTGCCGCCGCTTACGAAAACCTCGCCGGCACGCAACAAATCCACCGTGCGATCCTGCGGATGATGGAGCCTGAGACCCCGGAGGGGTTCCTGCACGATCTGGGCGGTGAAATTGGCGACATCCTGCGTGTGGATGGTATCAAGCTGGTGCTGGACTCCGGTGATCCGGACGGCGCGCTTTTCGCCAATACCCCCGATGACGTGCTGCGGATTGGCGATGCGGGGTTCATCAATACTTACCTCGGCACCAGAGGACAGAGCGGCGCCCGCAAAGTAATCCTGCGCCAGATCCAAGGGGGGACGGCGTTCATTTACGGCGAAAAAGCGGAGCAAATGCAATCCGAAGCCTGCCTGACGCTTGATCTGGGGGGGGATATGGGCGCTGGCCTGCTGGTCCTGGCCTCCTGCGATCCGCTTATGTTTGCCCCTCAACAGGGCACGGATTTGCTCGATTTTCTGGCCAGTGCCGCGGAACGAATCCTGCGCCGCTGGCTGGTATGA
- a CDS encoding primosomal protein N' → MSPSSGACLLSLPQFYEPGDLIGVLTTQPLGRALDYRAPEGGCHLGAFVEVPLGPRKVLGVVWGPGQGDYDRTKIRAVMRVLDVAPMRLEMRRFLERAADYTLTPMPAMLRLATRAPGLGDPPSMRKIYRRGANEPDKMTAARRKVLDALSAYGDLAFTLKELAEMAGVGTSVVKGLVAQNAVAEEDSPRDLPFARLDPALPGKALTPDQAAGAAQLADAVASETYGTTLLRGVTGSGKTEVYLEAVAAALRSGRQALVLLPEIALTAEFLTRVQARFGAKPAEWHSGATMTERRRIWRMVGQGDAQLVIGARSALFLPFQNLGLIVVDEEHDTSYKQEEGVLYNARDMAVLRASICGAQVVLASATPSLESWANAQAGKYKRLELTSRFGPAVMPEMRAIDMRAEKLPSDRWVSKQLQDAVTARLERGEQSLLFINRRGYAPITLCRACGHQIGCDDCDARMVEHRFLKRLVCHQCGESKPMPEVCPSCEVEGRLAAVGPGVERLGEEAAALFPEARIATLSSDMYGTARALKAEIEGIAEGAADVIIGTQLVAKGHNFPKLTLVGVIDADLGLQGSDLRAAERTFQLMRQVAGRAGRAEKPGTALMQTYQPEHPVIRAILAGDEERFWAAEAREREAAGVPPYGRMAGIILSGPDVAAVFEAGNSLARQDAPLRAIGAQVFGPAPAPIARVRGRHRVRLLVKAEKSAPLQAALSKWVAQLRLKGDLRLAVDIDPQSFY, encoded by the coding sequence ATGTCCCCTTCCTCCGGAGCTTGCCTGTTGAGCCTGCCGCAATTTTACGAGCCTGGTGATCTGATCGGTGTGCTTACCACGCAGCCGCTGGGGCGTGCGCTGGATTATCGCGCGCCCGAGGGCGGGTGCCATCTGGGCGCTTTTGTCGAGGTGCCTTTGGGCCCGCGCAAGGTGTTGGGCGTGGTCTGGGGGCCGGGGCAGGGGGATTATGATCGCACGAAAATTCGCGCGGTGATGCGGGTGCTGGATGTGGCTCCGATGCGTTTGGAAATGCGCCGCTTTCTGGAGCGGGCGGCGGATTATACGCTGACGCCGATGCCCGCGATGTTGCGTTTGGCGACGCGCGCGCCGGGGCTGGGTGATCCGCCCTCGATGCGCAAAATCTACCGGCGCGGTGCGAACGAGCCGGATAAGATGACGGCGGCGCGGCGCAAGGTTCTGGATGCGCTGAGCGCTTATGGCGATCTGGCATTTACCCTCAAAGAGCTGGCCGAAATGGCGGGCGTGGGGACGTCTGTGGTTAAGGGGCTGGTGGCGCAGAATGCGGTGGCCGAAGAGGACAGCCCACGCGATTTGCCTTTTGCACGCCTTGATCCCGCGCTGCCCGGCAAGGCACTAACCCCGGATCAGGCGGCAGGGGCCGCGCAATTGGCGGACGCTGTTGCAAGCGAAACCTATGGCACCACATTGTTGCGCGGGGTGACGGGATCGGGCAAGACCGAGGTCTATTTGGAGGCGGTCGCGGCGGCTCTGCGCTCGGGACGTCAGGCGCTTGTGTTACTCCCTGAAATCGCGCTGACGGCGGAGTTCCTGACGCGGGTGCAGGCGCGGTTCGGGGCAAAACCGGCTGAGTGGCATTCCGGGGCGACCATGACCGAACGGCGCCGCATTTGGCGCATGGTCGGGCAGGGGGATGCGCAATTGGTGATCGGTGCGCGCTCGGCGCTGTTCCTGCCGTTCCAGAACCTTGGCCTGATCGTGGTCGATGAGGAACATGACACATCGTATAAGCAGGAGGAGGGCGTACTTTATAATGCGCGGGATATGGCGGTGTTGCGCGCGTCGATCTGCGGGGCGCAGGTGGTGCTGGCCTCGGCCACGCCCAGCCTGGAGAGTTGGGCCAATGCGCAGGCGGGCAAGTATAAGCGTCTAGAACTAACCTCGCGCTTTGGCCCTGCTGTCATGCCGGAGATGCGCGCGATCGACATGCGGGCCGAGAAGCTGCCCTCGGATCGGTGGGTCTCCAAGCAATTGCAGGACGCGGTCACCGCACGCCTTGAGCGGGGTGAACAATCGCTGCTGTTCATAAATCGCCGGGGCTACGCCCCGATTACATTATGTCGGGCGTGCGGGCATCAGATCGGGTGCGATGATTGCGACGCGCGCATGGTGGAGCACCGGTTTCTCAAACGGCTCGTGTGCCATCAATGCGGCGAGAGCAAACCGATGCCAGAGGTGTGCCCGTCCTGCGAGGTCGAGGGTCGTTTGGCGGCGGTGGGTCCGGGTGTGGAGCGGTTGGGCGAAGAAGCGGCAGCGCTGTTTCCCGAAGCACGGATTGCAACGCTTAGTTCAGACATGTACGGCACCGCGCGCGCCCTCAAGGCGGAGATTGAGGGGATTGCTGAGGGGGCTGCCGACGTGATCATCGGCACGCAACTGGTCGCCAAGGGGCATAATTTTCCCAAACTGACGCTGGTGGGGGTGATTGATGCGGACCTTGGCCTGCAAGGGTCCGATCTGCGCGCCGCAGAGCGCACGTTTCAATTGATGCGCCAGGTCGCGGGGCGGGCCGGGCGCGCTGAAAAACCTGGTACTGCTTTGATGCAGACCTATCAACCCGAACATCCGGTGATCCGTGCCATTCTGGCAGGGGACGAGGAGCGGTTCTGGGCGGCGGAGGCGCGGGAACGCGAGGCCGCTGGCGTGCCGCCCTATGGGCGCATGGCCGGGATCATTCTGAGCGGGCCGGATGTGGCGGCGGTCTTTGAGGCGGGTAACTCGCTGGCACGACAAGACGCCCCCCTGCGCGCCATCGGAGCGCAGGTTTTCGGGCCCGCGCCCGCCCCCATCGCCCGCGTGCGCGGGCGTCACCGGGTACGCCTGCTGGTCAAGGCGGAGAAATCCGCGCCCCTGCAAGCGGCTCTGTCCAAATGGGTTGCGCAGCTGCGCCTCAAGGGCGATCTGCGTCTGGCCGTGGACATCGACCCGCAGAGTTTTTATTGA
- a CDS encoding MFS transporter, producing the protein MARFVPLADARHMPLWRRPITLLFVMAFAMPIAFFTWYALLNNFTKEVAGFDGADIGLLHTIREIPGFLAVGVIAVIMVMREQVLGLVSLVLLGCATAITAWFPELTGILILTFLSSVGFHYYETVNQSLQLQWLPKDKAPQILGWLLAAGSAATFIVYFVIMILWEPLGLTYNIVFMAGGGVTVAIAIFAMIAYPQFEAPHPQIKRMILRKRYWLYYALQFMSGARRQIFMVFAGFMMVEKFGFQVHEVVGLYLINLVINMAVAPFLGHIVARFGERNALVFEYAGLVCVFLAYGGVYFYDWGFQVAAFLYVIDHMFFGLALAMKTYFQKIGDPGDIAPTAAVAFTINHIAAVFLPVLLGLIWLVSPAAVFLMAAGMASISLILATMIPRHPEKGNETIFARVVPAPAE; encoded by the coding sequence ATGGCCAGATTTGTTCCCCTTGCCGATGCACGGCACATGCCGCTTTGGCGCAGGCCCATCACGCTGCTGTTCGTCATGGCCTTTGCGATGCCGATTGCGTTCTTCACCTGGTACGCGCTGCTGAATAATTTCACCAAGGAGGTCGCGGGTTTTGATGGGGCCGACATTGGCCTGCTGCACACGATCCGCGAAATTCCGGGGTTTCTGGCCGTGGGTGTGATCGCCGTGATCATGGTGATGCGCGAACAGGTGCTGGGGCTTGTGTCGCTGGTCCTGCTGGGCTGTGCCACGGCCATCACCGCCTGGTTTCCAGAGCTTACGGGTATCCTGATCCTGACCTTCCTCAGCTCGGTGGGCTTTCATTATTACGAGACGGTGAACCAATCGCTGCAATTGCAATGGCTGCCCAAGGACAAAGCGCCACAAATCCTGGGCTGGTTGCTGGCTGCTGGGTCGGCGGCGACGTTCATCGTTTATTTCGTGATCATGATCCTGTGGGAGCCGCTGGGGCTCACCTATAACATCGTCTTTATGGCAGGGGGCGGGGTCACGGTCGCCATCGCGATTTTCGCCATGATCGCCTATCCGCAATTCGAGGCCCCTCATCCGCAGATCAAACGCATGATCCTGCGCAAACGCTATTGGCTCTATTACGCGCTGCAATTCATGTCGGGCGCGCGGCGTCAGATCTTCATGGTTTTTGCGGGCTTCATGATGGTCGAGAAATTCGGCTTTCAGGTGCATGAGGTCGTTGGCCTCTATCTGATCAACCTGGTGATCAACATGGCGGTCGCCCCCTTTCTCGGGCATATCGTGGCGCGTTTTGGCGAACGCAATGCGCTGGTGTTTGAATATGCCGGGCTGGTCTGCGTGTTTCTGGCTTACGGCGGCGTCTATTTCTATGACTGGGGGTTTCAGGTCGCCGCATTCCTCTATGTGATTGATCACATGTTCTTTGGGCTGGCGTTGGCGATGAAAACCTATTTCCAGAAAATCGGTGACCCCGGCGATATCGCGCCCACTGCCGCCGTGGCTTTCACGATCAATCACATCGCGGCGGTGTTCCTGCCGGTGCTGCTCGGCCTGATCTGGCTGGTGTCTCCCGCTGCCGTTTTCCTGATGGCGGCCGGTATGGCCAGCATCTCGCTGATCCTCGCCACGATGATCCCGCGCCATCCCGAAAAGGGCAATGAGACGATTTTCGCCCGCGTGGTCCCGGCCCCGGCGGAATGA
- a CDS encoding methylated-DNA--[protein]-cysteine S-methyltransferase: MLEATVHTQFGSLIVAQDGGYIVALRWGVSARSDETEILREAVRQIKAYDAGMRESFDLPLRVRASAFQRDVCDAIYAIKFGDTCTYGDIAKTLKVPAQAVGQACGGNPIPIIIPCHRVLGAKGLTGFSGAGGVETKVALLRHEKAAGLLI; encoded by the coding sequence ATGCTAGAAGCCACAGTTCATACGCAATTTGGATCGCTGATCGTCGCGCAGGACGGCGGGTACATCGTGGCTTTGCGCTGGGGTGTTTCAGCGCGAAGCGACGAAACGGAAATTTTGCGTGAGGCCGTGCGGCAGATCAAGGCCTATGATGCGGGAATGCGCGAGAGTTTCGATCTGCCGTTGCGGGTGCGGGCGAGCGCATTTCAACGAGACGTCTGTGATGCGATCTATGCAATCAAATTTGGGGATACCTGCACATATGGCGATATCGCCAAGACGCTGAAGGTACCAGCACAAGCGGTCGGGCAGGCCTGTGGCGGTAATCCAATCCCGATCATCATCCCGTGCCACCGGGTTCTTGGGGCCAAGGGGCTTACCGGATTTTCGGGCGCGGGGGGTGTGGAGACGAAGGTTGCCCTGCTGCGCCATGAAAAGGCGGCTGGATTGCTCATTTGA